The Methanohalophilus levihalophilus genome has a segment encoding these proteins:
- a CDS encoding peptidase domain-containing protein — MMKKIGILLIVLIFSVSFAGATANQDNGYTVVPVKSDTSITPRWVGDTITQGETNWHSKSVSSYATSLHIDLNWGDTSDSLRLKVYNPDNQLVGTFYDSSDGATDGRINIEIKKSGGIDLGTWHYEVYGYRVTGTEDYYI; from the coding sequence ATGATGAAGAAAATAGGAATATTATTAATTGTGCTGATTTTCTCAGTATCCTTTGCCGGTGCTACAGCCAATCAGGATAACGGGTACACTGTTGTTCCTGTCAAATCAGATACCAGTATAACACCAAGATGGGTTGGCGATACAATTACACAGGGAGAAACAAACTGGCATAGCAAGTCAGTCAGTTCTTACGCAACTTCCCTTCACATAGATTTGAATTGGGGTGACACAAGCGATTCACTCCGATTAAAAGTTTACAATCCAGATAACCAGCTAGTCGGAACATTTTATGATAGCTCTGACGGTGCCACCGATGGAAGAATAAATATTGAGATTAAGAAATCCGGAGGAATTGACCTTGGAACGTGGCATTATGAGGTCTATGGTTATCGTGTAACAGGGACGGAAGACTATTATATCTAA